GTAAAATTTCTTGTTATGTACACGTCGATGCGTAGATTGGACAGAGTACGTAGTTCGATGAGGCGGAAATAGCTGAATTGTCCCGCAGATTCTGATTGGCAACGTAGCGAAGTTTCTTTATGTGCATTCACGAAGATGACGATGACTGTGAACATTGAAGTGCAAAATAGTTTGACACACATTACATGTTTTCACTTGAtcgttttgaaaatttttttttcctatatcTGACTTATAGAATGTCTTTACTTAACAATTAACAGTCTTAAGTTTTCATTATCACAGAGAATTGCTGCGCATGCAGTTTTGGTCTTTgttgttgatattcgtatgcTCATGATTCGTCAAAAATCCACTTTCTCGGACATGAATATCGTAGAGATTGTGACAGACATTAGACGTAGAGTCGTAGTTAATCAAATATatagtgaaaaaatttcccagttTCGTTACTAGTCCATTAATCTCCGGAAGGAGTGGTTTTAAGAGAAAATGTCGAGGAACAGTCTCTAGGCATtttcttctaaaaaaattattaccgaGATAATTCCATACTTAACAAGGTGGAAGAATCTAAAGAGTCGTGTCTTCATGACAACTACTGATACTCAATAATTCGAAGCGTTATGGCTGATCGAAGACCACCAGTGCAGATTATTTTCTCGAAATCAAAGCAATTTGCAGATAAAATTGTGTATTCATCTTttatgtttgttttttttgtcaattattgTACCTGCCACGTCCGGCCGGTGAACGACTTCGGTATCTCGATGTCCCCGAATCCTTTCCAGAGTAGTAGTTTGATCCAGAATTACCAGATGACGAGCCATAACCATCCTGTCCATAGGAATCACGCGATACGTAACCACTTGAGCTTCTCCCCGATGAATAGCTATCACCGTAGCGTCCCCTGCCTCTACCACCGCGTCCACCACTCTGATAACCGCCCCCTTGATCACCGTATCCACCGCTACCACGATAACCACCACCTCCACGTCCAAAACCCCTGCTACCACCCCTACTACCGCCCCTAAAACCACTTCCACCACTTCGGCTACCACCTCTGCCGCGTCCCCTCGATATCTCAACCCTCAATTTGGCACCCATTATCTCTGTACCATTCATATTGTTACAGGCTAATTCAGCCTCATCCagagataaaaattcgatgaatGCAAAACCCGGTGGATTGAATGCCACCCACACTTTGTTGAGTTTTCCGAATTTCTCGAATTCCATTTGTAGATCCTCCTTCTTTATAGTCTCGTTGAGACCACCTACGTACACCCTTGTGTATCCCTCGGGTGTCATCCTGAAtcgtcgattatttttcctcctgAAAAATCTGTAAGTCAGGGGCAATAGAGAAactgtttcaattatttctacGTGAGACTAACGATTcaaggggctgggaatttttaattacaggAATTCCTTAGCGACGTGAAATTCCTGCTTCAtttattgggaaaaaattgagtgaaatAAGACTCATTCAaggaattataaaaaatatttacagcgTCTAAAAATATGCTTTTCCAAAACTGAATTTACCTTCATGATTTTTGACATTCATGATATGAATGTTTCCTTCAATCTCTTCTCATATTCACTTCTTTCATCACAAGTTCTCAAGTAGGATTAAATATTTGGTAACGGGGGGAGGAGACAGGGAGATTGACTCTTTTCATTATTCCAAATGGACCCCAATTGCCCTGAAATTGTCAACTGGGAATTTTCCTCGTGGAATGTCTGGAACTCAGGGGATAAAGTCAGGAGAATACATCCATTGAATTTACTGGAAGATCCGTTTACTCTCTCCAATGGAATCATATGTCACTTTACTCTTCCTCGAGATAAAGTAAACATGCTAAGCAATTACTCAAGGATTTAATTAGACTACCGTGAATGAGATGAAGAACACCCAGTTTTCTATTTTAAATCTTGATTAGATTTAATTAGATGCAACAACTCAGTTTGCTACTACCGTCGAAATTCAAGATTAAAACACAAAATATCTGTATCCCAGAAGAGAAAATAGCACAGCGGTTCCAAAACCAATGGGAGCAATGGTGGAGTGGTGTGATAGAGCATAGTAGAGGAAAGTGGGCTAAAATGGAAACTTCaagaaaatgttcaacaatgACTGTGGaataaaatacgaaaaatCGTTCCTGGATTTTAACAAACCATTTTTCCAACCAGAAAAGACTGATTTAACTTCTCTCAAAGCAGGATCCACTGgcttattcaatttttcccccgCGGTAAAAGTGTCCGTTTTACCctactctttctctctctctctctctctctctggagATGAATCTGACGTTTTCGATAATGCGGAATTACCCTTAATTAAAAGCGGCTTGAAATAACTTCAAAGTAGCATACATATCTCCTTGAGAAGAAATACTCCGCGAAAGTTAGGTCTCGGGTTATGTTCTccacaaataatttattatatgcTAAATAGACTGGCTTCACCACATCACTTTCATCCGGACATCACCATCACTAGGATGCTACTGAATTTTTGGAGTACAAGTGAACACTTACGATTGCCGATGTTCTTCTTGTTGAAGAGGCTCTCCTAGTTATCGTCCCTCGTTTGCTTCAAGAAGCGAaggttaattttaattataatcaaAACGTACCGACAAATATGAATCAATAGGAAAGATTTGTGAGCCAGACCGGGGCTCACAGACTATGCCACAGATGCCGAGAGTCCGAAGCTTTGTCACCTCAAACCCAGACGCCGATGGGAACGTACTGTGGAGTGAAACGTACTGTACATGGTAGTCTCGGGAACGGGTTGAGCTTCCAGACAACTTCAGAGGGCTCAATATGGGTTTTTAATtatgtatttaaaaataaatgagaaactaaCGAAACATTTTAACCTCTGTACAAACGGGTACGAACCTACCACAGACGATATAATTACTTCATTTTGTGAGAGGCAAATACCTGTCGGCTATTTGGATAGGAATATCCTGGTGGGCTTGTGGCGTGTTTAACCTGTGATTGTTGTCAACCATTGAGGGTTGATGTCAGATGTGAGTGGATAAACAAATTGTGATGTCGTATTCAGTGAATATATCGGTGGAGGCACCAATTGAAAATCAGATTCAGGAGATAACTTATGATGGACAAGAGATTTATCAAGCGTAAGTTCATTTATTTGGGAGGAATTGACCGGCGAGAAGCGTTTATTGTCTAATCGCCATATTTATGACAACATTTGGTTAGGGAATTCGTCGAGAATGGG
This genomic interval from Diachasmimorpha longicaudata isolate KC_UGA_2023 chromosome 4, iyDiaLong2, whole genome shotgun sequence contains the following:
- the LOC135161733 gene encoding RNA-binding protein Rsf1-like, coding for MTPEGYTRVYVGGLNETIKKEDLQMEFEKFGKLNKVWVAFNPPGFAFIEFLSLDEAELACNNMNGTEIMGAKLRVEISRGRGRGGSRSGGSGFRGGSRGGSRGFGRGGGGYRGSGGYGDQGGGYQSGGRGGRGRGRYGDSYSSGRSSSGYVSRDSYGQDGYGSSSGNSGSNYYSGKDSGTSRYRSRSPAGRGSHRHLRECT